The Changchengzhania lutea genomic sequence CCTTTTCTTATTTAATAAGGCTTCTTTAGTTAGCTCATGCTTTTTAAGGAAACTGGCATCATCTTCATTTCTAATGAGTACATAATTACCATGTTCCCATAATCCGTAATTATTAATATTATAATAGTCTGAAAACAGATTAAAGTCCTGATCAATAATTGCTTTTAATTCGTCTTTTTTCCAAACATAAAATGCACCTTCCTCTAATTCACCTTCTGGGGTATTGCTGTCTGCATCAAGTGAAGAGTAAAATGCGCCGTTTGTGGTAGTCATTTCATTTTGAATATACTCAAGTGTTTCGGTTACAATATCCTTGTACAGTTCATTTTTGGTAATTAAATAAGCATCAGAATATAGACTTACCAATTGAGCGTTGTCGTAGAGCATTTTTTCAAAATGGGGCACATGCCATTTCGTATCTACTGAGTATCTTGAAAAACCACCACCTATCTGGTCGAAAACACCACCATAGGCCATTTTGGTTAGTGTCAGGTTAACGTATTCTTTAAGCTTTTCATCTTGAGTTTGATAAGCATATCTTAAAAGAAAATGATAATTGTTGGGCATCATAAATTTTGGTGCCCTATTCATGCCACCAGCATTATTATCAAATTGTTTTGACCAATTCTGAAGCGCTTCAGAAATAAACTGCTTTTCAAATACAGGTTCGTCCGTATTAAGTTCCACGACATCCAAAGCTTTAATACCTTGTTCCAAATTATCGGCATACTCAATAAGCTTTTCAGGTTTTTCAACAAATAATTTAGATATTTGATTTAAAGCATTTACCCATTGTTCTTTTTGAAAATAGGTACCACCCCAAACAGGTCTGCCATCTGGCAAGGCAACCACATTTAGTGGCCAGCCACCTTGTCCGGTCATGAGTTGCACAGCGCTCATGTATACTTGATCGACATCTGGTCGTTCTTCCCGGTCTACTTTTACATTAATAAAATTTGTGTTCATCACTTGGGCCACAAGACTGTCTTCAAAACTTTCATGTTCCATAACGTGGCACCAATGGCAAGCCGAATAACCTACGCTTATAAGCAACAACTTGTTTTCAGATTTCGCCTGTTCTAATGTGGTTTCACTCCAGGCCTTCCAATTAACAGGGTTGTGCGCATGTTGTAGTAAATAGGGGCTGGTTTCATTAATTAAGTCATTGCTATATATGTGTTCCATAGTTTTGGTGTTCTGACCTTTACAACTTATTAAAATAATAAATAAAAGACATTGTACATACTTCATAAGTCAAAGTTAGCAAAATTAAATCATAAAAAAAGCGCCCTAATGAAGGCGCTAATATGGGTGTTTTGAAAATAAATTAATTGACTTCAAAAGTGATTTTTACGTTCACTCGAAAATCAGTTACCTCACCATCTGTTACACTGGCGCTTTGCTCTTTTACATAAACCGAACGTATATTCTTAACGCTTTTAGAAGCGTGTTTTACAGCTTTTTTAGTTGCATCTTCCCAACTGCTATCAGAATTTGCTAATATTTCAATTACTTTTAGTACTGCCATCTTTTTTTAAGTTTAAATTAATAATTAGTCTGAAACATAAAGATAGACAAATAAAATTGGAATTTTAGCCATTTATAGCTTCAACTGTTTCTACTTTGTTAGGCATCATTTCCTTTAACATATTTTCAATCCCACTCTTTAAGGTATATGTTGAAGATGGGCAGCCACTGCAAGCCCCTTGTAATAACACGCTAACATTTTTAGTGTCAGCATCGTAAGCTATGAATTGAATATTACCACCATCACTGGCTACGGCTGGTTTTACATATTCCTCTAAAATATTTATGATTTCTTTAGACGTATCATCTTGCGCCTCGTAGTGATTGTCTTGCTGTTTAGCTGTTTTTTGTAAGTTTTCTGCAGCTTCAGGAAGCACAACGTCTTTACCGTTTTCAATATAATTTCTAATAAATTCACGCAACTCTAAAGTGATATCCTGCCATTCGGCCATGTCATACTTCGTTACCGACACGTAGTTTTCATCAATGAAAATACTTTTAACAAAAGGAAAATGAAACAATTCCGTAGCTAAGGGCGATAATTTTGCATCGTCAATAGACGTAAATTCGAAAGTGGACGTTACAATTTTTTTGTTTGCCACAAACTTCATTGCGGATGGGTTTGGTGTGCTTTCTGCGTACACAGTCACAGGGACTTTTTTAGATTCTGCAGTTGTTTCTATAATGGTACCGTCATCATTCAAATAAGTTTGAATTTGCTCGGCTACTTCATCTTGTACATCGCTCCACTCTACAATATCATAGCGCTCAATGGCTATAAAGTTGCCTGAGATATACACCTTTTTAACAAAAGGAAGGTAGAACAATTGCTGGGCCAAAGGTGATGCTTTCGCCTCGTCTATATTATTGAACTCAAAACTTTGATGCTGAGTTATAAATTGATTTAACTCGAATTTAATTATCGCGTTATTTGATGTTTCATGCACAGAAACCTTGAAAGTGTTCATTTCAGCTAATTTTAGGCAAAAATAGCAAAAGAAAACTTTAGATATCCATATATTTGAGTTTTGTTGCCTATTTGGTAGGCTTTAAAATAAAGGATTGCTTTATCTATTTTGATATAATTTTTTTAAACCCGAAGCGTTTGTATAACACGTTTTGAAACTAGTTTATGGCATTGAAAAAGATCTTACTTATATTTATGGGTATTATGTTTGCTCAACTTGTGAGTGCACAGGAAGGGCTTCCCATATATACAGATTATTTAACAGACAATTATTACTTGATCCATCCATCAATGGCGGGAGCCGCTAATTGTGCAAAGATTAGAATGACAGGTCGCCAACAATGGTTTGGTCAAGACGATGCACCAAAGTTGCTAACCCTTAGTGCAAACGGACGAATTGGCGATACACAATCGGCAATAGGAGGTATTTTGTATACCGATAAAAATGGGTACCATTCTAATTCTGGGGCGTATTTAACCTATGCCCATCATTTATTATTTTCTAGAAGTGAGGTGGATTTAAACATGTTATCCTTTGGCTTGAGCGCTGGCTTTATTCAATATAAATTAGATGAAACAACGTTCTTATTTGACGGACCTGACCCAATTATTGATGGTATTGTACAAAGCGAAACTAATTTTAATATAGATTTAGGGTTTTCATATCAGTATTTAGATTTTTATGCACATGCGACGGTTAAGAACGTATTAAATAATGCAGGAGTTAATAACGATATTGAAATTACCAGTAATTTAAGACGCTATTTACTTTCTGTTGGAAGTGTATTTGGAAAATATGGAAGCACCTGGAGTTATGAGCCTTCATTTATGTTTCAATATAAAGACGGTACACAAGAGGCATCTATCGATATAAATGCCAAGGTTTATAAAAGTATGGAGTTCGGAACCATTTGGGGCGGTCTGTCGTATAGGACCAGTTTAGACGGTGCCGAATTTATAAATAGCTCTAACAACGTCAGCAGCCAAAAACTGCAACAGATTACACCCATATTGGGCATAAATATTAAACAGTTTATGTTTGCCTATAACTATACCTATCAGTCTAATTCCTTAGTATTTACTAACGGCGGTTTCCATCAATTTACATTAGGTTATAATTTTAATTGCAAACGTGAGCGTTACGACTGTAACTGTCCTGCTGTGAATTAACTATTATAGGCTCTAGTTTATTAGTGCGTTGTTTTAGTAATATGTATTCAACATAAACATGTTTGACACATTAGATAATTAAAAGTAAGCCTACTTGCAGGAACGATCGTAAATCTGAGGATAATAGATAAGAAATTAAAGTATTAAGCCACGAATTACACTAATGATCACGAATAGAAAAATCTAAAGATTTTTCTATTCGTGATATCATTTTTGTCAATCATTCCACGAATTTTAAATGAGCTAAGCTCATTTATTCGTGCTAATTAGTGTAATTCGTGGCAAAAACCAATAATATCAACGCACTAATAAACTAGAGTCTTATTATATAATATTAATTAGATACGATTTAAATTCTCAATTGATTACATGCCCATCATAAAACCTGTAAACGATAAAGTGCCGCAAATTCCAGAAGATTGTTTTATAGCTGAGAATGCCACAATAGTTGGAGAAGTTTCTATGGGCAGTCAATGTAGTGTTTGGTTTAATGCTGTTATTCGTGGCGATGTCCATTTTATAAAAATGGGCAATAAAGTGAACGTGCAAGATGGTGCGGTGATTCACGCGACATACCAGAAATCACCGACTGTTATTGGGAATAATGTTTCTATAGGTCATAACGCTATTGTTCACGGGTGTACCATTAAAGACAATGTGCTTATAGGTATGGGTAGTATTGTTATGGATGACTGTGTTATAGAAAGCAATAGTATCATTGCCGCTGGTGCTGTGGTCACTAAAAATACTAGAGTAGAGGCAGGGAGTATATACGCAGGTGTTCCTGCCAAAAAAGTAAAGACTATTAGTCAAGAACTAATTTCGGGAGAGATTGATAGAATAGCTGAAAACTATACAAAATATTCAAGTTGGTTTAAAGACTGAATATGATATTACTATCGATTTTTTTTTGAGGCTTTTAATGCAACGACTTCTAATTTGTAACTTCTGCCAACAGTTTTCGAGAATCTAATGCAAATTCCTGTTTAAAAATCTAAGAATTTAGCATCAAAATGTTTGCCTAAAAGTTCCGACATAATTTTAGGGTTTCCATTACTATAAAATTTATGTTTCGGATGGGTAAATTCAGTATTAATTAGGTTCTGTTCTTCTAAAACAGCTTTTGTCTGTCTAGCAACGGCTTCTCCAGAATCTATAATCTTGACATGGTTAGGAAGCAAATCAACTAAAGTAGGCATCAAATAGGGGTAGTGCGTGCATCCTAAAACCAGATAATCAATATTTGCCGCTATCATGGGCTTTAAATAAATTTTCAATAGATCTCGCATCTCGCTAGAATCCAGTTTGCCCATTTCAATTAAATCGACTATTCCTTCGCCTACAGTTTCAATGACTTGGATATCCTTAGCAAACAATGTTGAAGTTTTAGAAAATAATGCACTGCTTAAAGTCCCTTTAGTCGCTAATATGCCAATGGCATTGTTTTTAGTGTGCAAAGCGGCAGGTTTAATGGCAGGTTCAATACCAATAAAAGGGATCTTATAATGAGTTCTTAAATAATCAATGGCATTGGTGGTAGCCGTATTGCAGGCCACTACAATAAGTTTACAGTGTTCTGAAATGAGATACTCTGTGTTTTTAATACTCAATTGTAGTATGGCGTCTTTTCCTTTTAGTCCATATGGTGCGTTTTTGCTATCTGCAAGATAGATTGTGTTCTCATTAGGTAAAAGGTTGTGTATTTCCTTCCAAATGGATGTCCCACCTACGCCAGAATCAAAAAGACCAATGGGTTGTTTGCTCATAAGGCTAAATTTAATTAATAAAAGTAGAAAAGCCACCTTATTTAAGGTGGCTTTTTAATAATATAATTTCAGAAGGTATTAAATACCTAAGTCTTTTTTCACGTCATCTAAAAGATTTTTACCATCTGCTAAAATAGTAACCCCTTGCGCAGAATCAAAAACATAATCAAAACCTTGGGCTCTTGCTACTTTTAAAATAGCAGCCTTTGCTTTTTCAGTGATAGGTTGTAATAAATCAATTTCCTTTTTTTGCAAATCTTTTTGAGCATCTGCTTGAAATTGTTGAATGCGTTGTTGTTTCTCTTGAATTTCCTGTCCTCTTTTTGCGTTTTCTTCTTCAGTTTTAGTAGAAGCTTCAGCTTCGTACTGTTTTAATAAGGTTTGAAATTCAGTTACCGAACTTTGAATGTCTGTTTGATACGTTTTACTTAAAGTTTCAAGTTGTGCCTGTGCGGCCTTCATCTCTGGCATGGCCGTAATTAATTCCTGCGTATTTATATGAGCAACTTTACTTTGAGCTTGTGCGAAACTTAGTGTTCCAATACATAATGCTGTTGCTAATAAGAGAGTTTTAAATTGTTTCATTTTTAAATAGTATTAGTGTGTTATAAATTATTAATTGTTGTTTATACTGTCTTTTGCCTTTTGGCGGTCTTCTAATATTTTCTGTTTTCTGGCTTCTAATTCTTTTTTTCTAGCTTCACGATCTTTTAATTTTTTTTGTCTGTTTTCCTCAATCAATTGCGCTCTTGTCTTGGTCTCGGCACTTTCATTTGCATCGGCAGGTTTTGCTGCATCTTCATCCCCTTCTGCTGTTGGGGTTTCTATAGTTTGCTTTCTTGCATCAAGTTTAGCTTGTTTCGCTTTTGCGCGATCCTCTAATATTTTCTGCCGTCTTGCTGCCGCTTCCTGTTTTTTTGCTTCACGAGACTCTAAAATTTCCTGTCTGCGTTTTTCAACAGCACTTTCACGAGCTTGTTTTTTCTCTTCAAGGGCTTTTTCGCGCTCCTCTAACTCGTAATTAATCTCAGGTAACAATTCTTCATCTTCCGCAGCTTTACGTTCTGCTTTAGATTGGGCTTGGTTTCGTTTTGCCGATCTTGTGATACTTCTAATAATTTGATCGCTCAAATCCAGTTGTTTCGCTGAATATAACATAATCCCATCTGTCGATTTATCAAGAATAATATCATATTTTCTAGACGATGCCAAATCTTGAACTGCTGCAAATATTTGATCTTGAATAGGTTGCATTAACTGTTTCTTTTGAAGCATTAAATCGCCGTTAGGTCCAAATCGCTTTTGCTGATAGTCTAATATTTCTTTTTCTTCAAAAGTGATGTCTTCCTCACGTTCGTTGATTAGCTCTTTTGTTAAAAGAACTTTCTCATTGCTTAGATCTTTTCGCTTTTGCTCAACCGTTCCCAATTTCACCTCAATTTCATTTTTCCATTTCTGGGCTTTTTGATCTAATTGCGAATTTGCTTCCTGATATTCTGGAACATTCTCTAAAATATACTCCGTATCTATATAAGCAATTCTAACACCGCGTTGTGCGTGGAGCGAGTAGCTTAGCATAAAAACCAATGTCAGTAAAAAAAGAACGTTATGTTTCATGTGATATTTTTTATTTTTCTTAATGGTCACATGTAATATCCATATAAGCTTCTCTCTATATGATTGAATTTTCAGTAATGGATGTTTCATCTGTTAAATATTTTTATCATTTAATATACATAAACTCTAAAAAAGACAGATGATTTTACGAATTCTGTCACTTCTATGAATTTGTCATTTCAAAATTAACGAAAATTAATCTGAAAAATTTCAATTCATATTCAAATCATCAATGGGTTATTAGAAAATATCGTGCCAAAATTAATTCTTAGATAACTTTTGATTATTAATCATTTGCATAATTATGAAAATAATTTAAATTTATGTACAACTAACTGATTCATTTTATAACATTAAATTCATTAATACTTGATTTCGCAAGAATGCTATTTGATATATTCAAATAATTTAAGTGTTGAATGGCTTTATGAATTAAAATTGCTGTCCGATAATAAAGTGAGTTTCCCAACCATGTTTAACTGTTTCACCAGGTAAGGCATCAAAACCATGACCGAAATCGATACCTAATAATCCAAAGGCAGGCATAAAAATACGAATCCCTAAACCAGCAGATCGTTTAATATTAAATGGATTGTAATCTCTAAAATTAGTATAAGATGCTCCACCTTCTAAAAACCCTAAGGCATAGATTTTTGCAGAAGCTTTAAGCGTGATAGGGTAACGCAATTCTAAAGAGAACTTATTATACACGGTACCACCATCTTGATTTGATAACGATTGGTTTGGATAGCCTCGTAATTGAATTACCTCACGGCCATCTAGACTATAGTTTCCAAGACCATCGCCTCCAAGGAAGAAACGTTCAAAAGGAATCACGCCACGATCATTGTTATAGGCGCCTAGAAATCCAAATTCTACACTTGGCCGTAATACCAAATCTTTGGCAACTTGGGTGTACCAATCACCTTTAAAATTCACTTTGTAAAATTCTAACCATTTAAAACGTTTCTGATCTATTTCGCCAATTCTTTCAGATGCATTATTTCTTGCAGTCGTTGTTTGTGACACATCACCAATAATAACTTCATTTTGTTCACGTTCTTCTTTTAATGCTGTATAGTCTACATCGTTAAAAAGGGAATAGGGTAGTGAGAATTTACCTGATATTGAAAAATTAGAACCACCTGTTGGATAAATGGGGTCTACACGTGTATTATTTCTGGTTAAACCAATGGTGTAAGATAGATTATTGGCACTACCATTACCAAAGGTGAATAAGCCCGTGTTATAATTCTTTAAATCGTAATGTTGAAAGCTGACCGCTTGAGACAATGTAAAGAAATCATCTGGGACTGTTAAACGTTTTGCTAAACCAACAGAAAGCCCAGTAATATTAAATCTCTTAGATTTATCAGCATTTCTAGTGACCGGATTATATAAAAACTGCTTGGTATGTGATAACGATGTTGAAAACTGCACGGGTCTTTTTCCTCCCAACCAAGGTTCGGAAAATGAGAAACTATAGGTTTGAAAGAAGCGACTGGCCTGTAAGCGTAAAGAAAGTTTTTGGCCATCACCCATAGGGATAGGTTTATAAGCGTCTTTTTTAAAGATATCTTTAATGGCGAAATTGTTAAACGACAGCCCTAAAGTACCAATGAAACCACCACCGCCATAACCACCTTGCAATTCTATTTGACTGGAGCCCGTTTCTTTTACGGCATATTCCATATCTATGGTGCCTTCAACGGGGTTTGGATTGTTAAAGTTTGGCGAGATCTCTTGGGCATCAAAAAAGCCCAATTGCCCCAATTCACGAACTGTTCTTACTACGTTAGCTTTGCTGTATAATTGTCCAGGACGGGTACGCAGTTCTCTATAAATAACATGGTCATTGGTTTTGTCATTTCCAACAACGCTCACCTCGTTAAAATAAGCAGGCTTGCCTTCAGAAATTCTAATTTCCATATCAATAACGTTCCCATCAGCACCAACTTCAACAGCATTGATACTGGAAAACAAATACCCGCTATTTTGATAAAGGTTTGTAATGTCGTCTGCGTCTGGTTTAGAATCATCAGCAATACGTTTTTGTAGTTCTATACCATTATACGTGTCCCCCTTTTTAATACGAAGCATTCTTGCTAGTTGCGCATTCGTATACACCGTATTACCAATAAAGGTTACATCTCCGAAGGTGTATTTTTCACCCTCCTCTAAACTGATATCCAAGGTGACGGTTTTATTATTATTATAAATGATGCTATCACTTAAGATTCGAGCATCTCGATAGCCATTCTCCTTATATTTATCTATAACACTAATAAGATCTTCATTATAGTCTGCTTCAATGTATTTTGAACGTTTTAATAATCGGATACGGTTGATTTTCTTAGTATTTTTCATGCTCTTTCTAAGTTTTTTATCACTTAGAATTTCATTGCCGCTAAACACAATATCTTTAACTTTTACTTTTTCACCTTTGTCAATATTAACGACCATATTCACTTTCGCACTTCCTGTAGAATCCTTTGCTACATCAATAAGATTGATATTAACTTTTGTATTTAAGAAGCCGTCTTTTTGATATTTCGTTGTGAGGTAGTTTTTAGTAGTTGTCACTAAGTTTTCGGTAACCTTAGTGCCTTTAACAAGTTTGTTATCATCAATAATACCTTGTTTTTTCCCTTTTTTAACGCCGTTTATTTTTAACTCGTTAAGCTGTGGTAAATCTGATAGTTTTATTTCTAAAAAAGCGACGTTGTCTTCTACTTTGGTAATGTATATTTCAATATCACTAAACAGTTTAGAGTTCCAAAGTTTTTTTATGGCCGTACTAATATCCTCACCAGGAATCGTCATTTCTTTGCCTTTTCTTAGACCAGAATAAGTAACAATAGTCTGTTCGCTAAATGAGGTGTTGCCAGAGACCGTAATGCCGCCCAGTGTGTATTTTTTACCGTTACTATAATCTAAATCTTGAGCATAACTATGGGATGCAAATAGAATAAGGACTAAGGCAATACATTTTGTAAATAATGTGATAGGTGAGTTATTAGCTAAGTTGTTCACTTGTTTTCCCAAATCGTCGTTCTCTTTTTTGATATTCAATAATAGCTTCATACAAATGTTGCTTCGTAAAATCTGGCCATAAAACCTGTGTAAAATATAATTCTGCGTAGGCAATTTGCCAGAGTAAAAAATTACTTATTCGTTGCTCTCCGCTTGTTCTAATAAGCAAATCTACATCTGGTAAATTTCGCGTGTAAAGATGCTCATTTATAATTGATTCATCAATTTTTTCTACCGAAATTATATTATTTTTAACTTTAATACTGATTTCTTTAACAGTGTTTAGCAATTCTTCTCTTGACCCGTAACTTAAAGCCAAGGTTAGCGTCATGTGCGTATTGTGTTTTGTGTTATCTATAACTTCATGAAGCTCTTTGTATACTTTTTTAGGTAAGGTGCCTAAGTTTCCTATAGCGGTAAGTTTTATGTTATTGTCCTGAAGTGTTTTAATTTCTTTTTTTAATGAGGAAACCAATAATTTCATGAGTGTCTGTACCTCCAATTTTGGTCGGTTCCAGTTTTCTGTAGAAAAAGCATATAAGGTTAAATTTTGAATCCCCAGTTCTGCCGAAGCTTCCACCACTTGTCTAACAGACTTGGTGCCATTTTCATGACCAATGGCTCTAATTAATCCTTGTTGTTTAGCCCAACGGCCATTGCCATCCATTATTATCGCGATGTGCTTTGGTAATTGTTTGAGTGCTATGTGTTCTTTTAAATCCATTTTAGTTTGGGCAATAACACGGGTTTTCTCCAAAGGTATACGTTAAAGTTAAACCAGAGAACACATACCAGTCATTATTATTTATATTTCCAAATTTATTATTTAGTCTTGAACTGTTTTTTGGCACACTACCGTCAATACCGTCTGTAAATGTATAACGTGCACCAACTTCTAGTCCTAATACAAAGCTATTAATAAAAGTTGTTT encodes the following:
- a CDS encoding OmpH family outer membrane protein, whose translation is MKHNVLFLLTLVFMLSYSLHAQRGVRIAYIDTEYILENVPEYQEANSQLDQKAQKWKNEIEVKLGTVEQKRKDLSNEKVLLTKELINEREEDITFEEKEILDYQQKRFGPNGDLMLQKKQLMQPIQDQIFAAVQDLASSRKYDIILDKSTDGIMLYSAKQLDLSDQIIRSITRSAKRNQAQSKAERKAAEDEELLPEINYELEEREKALEEKKQARESAVEKRRQEILESREAKKQEAAARRQKILEDRAKAKQAKLDARKQTIETPTAEGDEDAAKPADANESAETKTRAQLIEENRQKKLKDREARKKELEARKQKILEDRQKAKDSINNN
- a CDS encoding OmpH family outer membrane protein — encoded protein: MKQFKTLLLATALCIGTLSFAQAQSKVAHINTQELITAMPEMKAAQAQLETLSKTYQTDIQSSVTEFQTLLKQYEAEASTKTEEENAKRGQEIQEKQQRIQQFQADAQKDLQKKEIDLLQPITEKAKAAILKVARAQGFDYVFDSAQGVTILADGKNLLDDVKKDLGI
- a CDS encoding BamA/OMP85 family outer membrane protein, giving the protein MKLLLNIKKENDDLGKQVNNLANNSPITLFTKCIALVLILFASHSYAQDLDYSNGKKYTLGGITVSGNTSFSEQTIVTYSGLRKGKEMTIPGEDISTAIKKLWNSKLFSDIEIYITKVEDNVAFLEIKLSDLPQLNELKINGVKKGKKQGIIDDNKLVKGTKVTENLVTTTKNYLTTKYQKDGFLNTKVNINLIDVAKDSTGSAKVNMVVNIDKGEKVKVKDIVFSGNEILSDKKLRKSMKNTKKINRIRLLKRSKYIEADYNEDLISVIDKYKENGYRDARILSDSIIYNNNKTVTLDISLEEGEKYTFGDVTFIGNTVYTNAQLARMLRIKKGDTYNGIELQKRIADDSKPDADDITNLYQNSGYLFSSINAVEVGADGNVIDMEIRISEGKPAYFNEVSVVGNDKTNDHVIYRELRTRPGQLYSKANVVRTVRELGQLGFFDAQEISPNFNNPNPVEGTIDMEYAVKETGSSQIELQGGYGGGGFIGTLGLSFNNFAIKDIFKKDAYKPIPMGDGQKLSLRLQASRFFQTYSFSFSEPWLGGKRPVQFSTSLSHTKQFLYNPVTRNADKSKRFNITGLSVGLAKRLTVPDDFFTLSQAVSFQHYDLKNYNTGLFTFGNGSANNLSYTIGLTRNNTRVDPIYPTGGSNFSISGKFSLPYSLFNDVDYTALKEEREQNEVIIGDVSQTTTARNNASERIGEIDQKRFKWLEFYKVNFKGDWYTQVAKDLVLRPSVEFGFLGAYNNDRGVIPFERFFLGGDGLGNYSLDGREVIQLRGYPNQSLSNQDGGTVYNKFSLELRYPITLKASAKIYALGFLEGGASYTNFRDYNPFNIKRSAGLGIRIFMPAFGLLGIDFGHGFDALPGETVKHGWETHFIIGQQF
- a CDS encoding PorP/SprF family type IX secretion system membrane protein, whose protein sequence is MALKKILLIFMGIMFAQLVSAQEGLPIYTDYLTDNYYLIHPSMAGAANCAKIRMTGRQQWFGQDDAPKLLTLSANGRIGDTQSAIGGILYTDKNGYHSNSGAYLTYAHHLLFSRSEVDLNMLSFGLSAGFIQYKLDETTFLFDGPDPIIDGIVQSETNFNIDLGFSYQYLDFYAHATVKNVLNNAGVNNDIEITSNLRRYLLSVGSVFGKYGSTWSYEPSFMFQYKDGTQEASIDINAKVYKSMEFGTIWGGLSYRTSLDGAEFINSSNNVSSQKLQQITPILGINIKQFMFAYNYTYQSNSLVFTNGGFHQFTLGYNFNCKRERYDCNCPAVN
- a CDS encoding isoprenyl transferase, which encodes MDLKEHIALKQLPKHIAIIMDGNGRWAKQQGLIRAIGHENGTKSVRQVVEASAELGIQNLTLYAFSTENWNRPKLEVQTLMKLLVSSLKKEIKTLQDNNIKLTAIGNLGTLPKKVYKELHEVIDNTKHNTHMTLTLALSYGSREELLNTVKEISIKVKNNIISVEKIDESIINEHLYTRNLPDVDLLIRTSGEQRISNFLLWQIAYAELYFTQVLWPDFTKQHLYEAIIEYQKRERRFGKTSEQLS
- a CDS encoding gamma carbonic anhydrase family protein produces the protein MPIIKPVNDKVPQIPEDCFIAENATIVGEVSMGSQCSVWFNAVIRGDVHFIKMGNKVNVQDGAVIHATYQKSPTVIGNNVSIGHNAIVHGCTIKDNVLIGMGSIVMDDCVIESNSIIAAGAVVTKNTRVEAGSIYAGVPAKKVKTISQELISGEIDRIAENYTKYSSWFKD
- a CDS encoding NifU family protein, which produces MNTFKVSVHETSNNAIIKFELNQFITQHQSFEFNNIDEAKASPLAQQLFYLPFVKKVYISGNFIAIERYDIVEWSDVQDEVAEQIQTYLNDDGTIIETTAESKKVPVTVYAESTPNPSAMKFVANKKIVTSTFEFTSIDDAKLSPLATELFHFPFVKSIFIDENYVSVTKYDMAEWQDITLELREFIRNYIENGKDVVLPEAAENLQKTAKQQDNHYEAQDDTSKEIINILEEYVKPAVASDGGNIQFIAYDADTKNVSVLLQGACSGCPSSTYTLKSGIENMLKEMMPNKVETVEAING
- the murI gene encoding glutamate racemase produces the protein MSKQPIGLFDSGVGGTSIWKEIHNLLPNENTIYLADSKNAPYGLKGKDAILQLSIKNTEYLISEHCKLIVVACNTATTNAIDYLRTHYKIPFIGIEPAIKPAALHTKNNAIGILATKGTLSSALFSKTSTLFAKDIQVIETVGEGIVDLIEMGKLDSSEMRDLLKIYLKPMIAANIDYLVLGCTHYPYLMPTLVDLLPNHVKIIDSGEAVARQTKAVLEEQNLINTEFTHPKHKFYSNGNPKIMSELLGKHFDAKFLDF
- a CDS encoding dodecin family protein — its product is MAVLKVIEILANSDSSWEDATKKAVKHASKSVKNIRSVYVKEQSASVTDGEVTDFRVNVKITFEVN
- a CDS encoding thioredoxin domain-containing protein, with amino-acid sequence MEHIYSNDLINETSPYLLQHAHNPVNWKAWSETTLEQAKSENKLLLISVGYSACHWCHVMEHESFEDSLVAQVMNTNFINVKVDREERPDVDQVYMSAVQLMTGQGGWPLNVVALPDGRPVWGGTYFQKEQWVNALNQISKLFVEKPEKLIEYADNLEQGIKALDVVELNTDEPVFEKQFISEALQNWSKQFDNNAGGMNRAPKFMMPNNYHFLLRYAYQTQDEKLKEYVNLTLTKMAYGGVFDQIGGGFSRYSVDTKWHVPHFEKMLYDNAQLVSLYSDAYLITKNELYKDIVTETLEYIQNEMTTTNGAFYSSLDADSNTPEGELEEGAFYVWKKDELKAIIDQDFNLFSDYYNINNYGLWEHGNYVLIRNEDDASFLKKHELTKEALLNKKREWKALLVSERNKRDKPRLDDKTLTSWNALMLKGYVDAYRAFGNPDYLAAAEKNANFILNNQLKEDGGLNHSFKNGVSTINGYLEDYAATIDAFLALYENTLNETWLTTARDLINYTFDHFFDTNSNMFYFTSNQDKALVSRSIEYRDNVIPASNSIMAKNLFKLSHYFDNQHYSKTAISMLNNVKPEMQDYPSGYSNWLDLMLNYTHPYYEVAVVGKAAKQKIAALNKTYIPNKLIAGSTSENNLPLLENRFNPNETFIYVCVNKACKLPVSQVDAAIKLLKE